A window from Manis javanica isolate MJ-LG chromosome 10, MJ_LKY, whole genome shotgun sequence encodes these proteins:
- the INHBC gene encoding inhibin beta C chain — translation MIRSLFLAFLLQLPATVAISRADSQCLACGGPALDLESQRELLLDLAKKSILDKLRLSQRPTLSRPVSRAALRNALQCLHGPPQGALLETDRRQEYEIISFAETGLYNINQTRLDFHFSPERTAGGMEIQQASLMFFVQLFPNTTWTLKVRVLVLGPQDTNLTLITQQLLEVDASGWHQLFLGPEAQDACSKGHLTLELVPEGQVAQKSVILDGDAHRPFVTAQVRVGSKHQVHRRGIECQGGSRMCCRQEFFVDFREIGWHDWIIQPEGYTMNFCTGQCLLPVAGMPGIAASFHTAVLSLLKANSAAGPAGGGSCCVPTAWRPLSLLYYDRDSNIVKTDIPDMVVEACGCS, via the exons ATGATCCGCTCATTGTTCCTGGCCTTCCTACTCCAGCTCCCAGCCACAGTGGCCATTTCCAGAGCTGACAGTCAGTGTCTGGCATGTGGGGGCCCTGCCTTGGACCTGGAGAGCCAACGGGAGCTGCTTCTTGATCTGGCCAAGAAAAGCATCTTGGACAAGCTGCGTCTCAGCCAGCGCCCAACACTGAGCCGGCCAGTGTCCAGAGCTGCTCTGAGGAACGCCCTGCAGTGCCTTCATGGGCCCCCCCAGGGGGCACTTCTGGAAACTGACAGGAGACAGGAATATGAGATCATCAGCTTTGCTGAGACCG GCCTCTACAACATCAACCAGACCCGTCTTGATTTCCACTTCTCCCCTGAGAGAACTGCTGGTGGCATGGAGATCCAGCAGGCCAGCCTCATGTTCTTCGTGCAGCTCTTTCCCAATACCACCTGGACTTTGAAGGTGAGGGTACTTGTGCTAGGCCCACAGGACACCAATCTCACCTTGATCACTCAGCAACTGCTGGAGGTAGATGCCAGTGGCTGGCACCAGCTCTTTCTGGGACCCGAAGCTCAGGATGCTTGCAGCAAGGGCCACCTGACCTTGGAGCTGGTACCTGAAGGCCAGGTAGCCCAGAAATCAGTCATCCTGGATGGGGATGCCCATAGACCTTTCGTGACAGCCCAGGTGAGAGTTGGGAGCAAGCACCAGGTCCATCGGCGAGGCATCGAATGCCAGGGTGGGTCCAGGATGTGCTGTCGACAAGAATTCTTTGTGGACTTCCGTGAGATTGGCTGGCATGACTGGATCATCCAGCCTGAGGGCTACACAATGAACTTCTGCACAGGGCAGTGCCTGCTGCCTGTGGCAGGCATGCCTGGTATTGCTGCCTCTTTTCACACTGCAGTGCTCAGTCTTCTCAAGGCCAATTCAGCTGCAGGCCCTGCTGGAGGGGGCTCATGTTGTGTGCCCACAGCCTGGCGCCCCCTGTCTCTGCTCTACTATGACAGAGACAGCAACATTGTCAAGACTGACATACCTGACATGGTGGTAGAGGCCTGTGGATGCAGTTAG